The nucleotide window GATATCAAGACCTTTAGCTTAAGGCATTCTTTTGATCAAGATTTCAAGGTTTATATTCATGTCACACAAAAGACAAATAATAGAATCATGACACAACACATACATAGAGGAAATCATTAGGAACTGCTGAAGCTGCCCATTCATATCCGGAGTTGGAGCCAGTATTACCCGTCTTACGAGCAGCCAGCCCAGATAACAACCAATTTGAAAATCTGTCAAATGTTTGTTAATCAACACAAagattttagatattatttattagatattATATCCAAAAAAGTATCCAAACAAGCAGATAATAGTACTCAATTATTGATTCTCAATGGACTTGTCCATTCTCAAGCAAACTGACCTTGAAAGAAGCTGCAATGTTAAGCGAAGAAACTTGTCAGAGCAGGAGTGGATGAGAACATCTTCTCTCCAGCAAGATCTCAGGCTCTCCAAAAGAGTGACGctttgttttaatgttaaatcttGCGAACTTCCATTACCAGAAGGTGAATTGTGAACTGGTATAAGACTGGTTGTCGCAAGTGCAGAATCCAGAGCACCAGCTATTTCCTGGAACCTGTCTTTAGCAGATGCACAATCAGCCTCATGACAGGATGTACCAATGCACCAAATAAAATTAGACCAACAGAtatgtcaattcaaaataaacttaagagaaaagaaaagaagctgtGCTGCATACCTCAAAGAGAAATAAACCCCAACATTCCATTGCTTCATGAACTCAACGTAAATGGCTTCAGCTCGAAACTTAGTGACAGCAGATCTGGATGGACAATAGCCTTGCATGACAATTGGACATTATAATTACAATGAACACAATACATTTTCATATAATCTTACAGAGTAATCATATCAGCCTGCAAACTTTCTTAATCCTGAGGGAGTAATGTAAAACAGAATCAAGTGTTAAAAAGGTGCCACATGCTACCTTCAAGATGACCCAAGAAATCTAGGCTTGATTTGTAATTTATCAAGAATTCAGTAGGTCTTCCAGGGGAAAAGGCACCTGGCTTTCCCTTTTTAATCGCAGAGAGAACCTCTTTCAGAATTGAATTAGCCAGGAAATCAAATACATGCAACCCTGAATtttctgggaaaaaaaaacaaaaacaaaaaggaaacaaTAAGTTGCATTCAAAGACACAGGAACAGAGATGGTATATTCATGGCATGCCTTCATGATAAAAGGGATACAAGTTCTGAAAAATGTATTTACACTAAAATAACAGCAGGATAACTAGCAAGTATACAAGTATAATATAGAAGATTGTTCAACAGGGCACAACAATTTAATTCCAATGCTTTATGTAAAACAACATTTACCCAAAACATGCAAGTTAAACAGGGTGGCAGAGAAGGGTgacaccaaaaaaaatgaaataaagacAGATAAATTGGTCCCCCATGCAATTGAGATCAGTAAATATGTTAAGCAGTAATGCAGCTTGGATCAGGGGCACCTCAAGAGAAAGATGTTGACAAGAATCAACAGATCAACTCCAGGCCAAAAACAAAGCTACAAACATTGATCTATTTCATACAAGCCGATTAGCCAAATAATTGAGAAGAGGCTTTGCCGAGTTGTAAGGTGAAAGTGATAAATCAGTAAATGAAAGTACCAGCAGAAGATATCTCCAAAAGGAATTTACAGTCCTTCTCAATgcatttcttgatttcttggtAGTCAATTTCAAGTCCATCTCCTGATGCCCCAACAACCCCTCCTGATGGTCCATGTGGAATAATTTTCTGTATTAAAGGAGCCACAATAGTCGTGCGAAAAATTTCTTCTGCACTACTGGTATTATCAATAGCAGCATAAGCACGTAAGCAGTTATAGATTGCATTTTCATCCCGGTGCTCCAGTCCATCTACAAAACAATGTCCCAAACTTGCATCCAACAACAAGCTCGCACCTTGAATCCTCTTCTCCATGTTCTGAATGAAAGGGAGGTTCTGTACTGGCATAAGAGAGAATAGACATGAGCACAAATTGTATGACCTTCTACGAAAAAATCATTGACTTTACTTCATTTTATATGCTTATGCATTTTCAACAGCCCTTGAACTAGAATTCTATAAAACTTGTTCCTacgcatatataaaaaaaatagtagataTGAGCAAACACAGACCTGTGCATGAGCAATATAGAACTTAAGTCGATTCATCTCGCTGGCAATTCTCTCCAACAGCATGCTTTGAGTCTCTCTTACATTTGTCCCATTCTCAATGCTGCCGTTGCTTGCAGCATTCTTCTCTGTTGAATTCACATCTCCATTCGACCAATCAGCAGGCACACTCGGTAGCTCCTTTATTAGTTTCTCAACCTGCActcatcaaaatacatataaataaaaattactacaaaaaatatgaaaaaagaattcaGCATATTCGAAAACCTAATTAGAGAAACAATCCCTTTCATTATGAAATCCAATTCTACACGCTTCTAAGATCTAGCACCCTTTTCACTCTACAAGACACACTCATCCCAAAAATGGCATCTCCTAATCAATAAAACGACATTCCAATTCTACACAAATTGTAGCTAGATCTAGTAAATCTTACTACATCACCAAAACGACAGAATCCAATCAAACAAAACGACCTTATACCTTAGAAACGACATGAAACGTGTCCAGCAACAACTCCAAAACCTCTCTAGTCGCCGCCGCTTCCGATCTCTGCTCCAATCCATTCTTCAGAGCCACAAGAGAGGACTCCACACTCCCTCTAAACCCTTCAATCTTCTCTCGGAGCTCCAATAACGGAGCCCGCATCCGAACGACAGCAGAATCCACATCGACCAGTTTGGTacttaaattaacaaaatctgCGTAATCACGGTTGATTAAATCGATTAATTCGTGATTCAGGGAAGTTAAGTGTGCTTGGAGTTCCGATCGGAGAGTGTCGAAGGGGACAAAAGTTCGGAGCTCCGAAATATAAGAGTCGGAGTCGAAGTTCGGAGAGAGGAAAAGGTCCGGTTTAAACCATAACGGGTGGAAATCGAGCGGGTCCGAGAAGAAATCGGTAGCGGATCTTGGAGGTGGAAGTGTTTGGATCGGATCCACTGCCATTTTGGATTCCGAAAGAGGGAGAAATTGTGTGGGATACGGTGTGTTTTGGCTATTTATACAGTGCAGCAGAGGTgggatcaattttattttggaaaaacatttttttagttaGTCCTCCAACTTTTTAATATTCTTCAATGTGCTTCCTAAACATAATAATTTGGATTCAGAACCCTAACCcgtttccaaaatatttttaaaaaatctaaaaagggcgacaaaataaaaaatacgttGCGATTTTGACCCTTCTAACAAAATGTTTTTACCGAGACTCGACTTTAACCCTTGTTTGATcacttttcttataattttgttttaaaattaaaaaaaaattgtgttttcaaACCATTTCACGATTTTTAACCGTggagacaaacaaacaaaaggcaTCTTCCTGCCTCGTACCCacagaaaatcaagaaatgCTTGTTAATTTCGACATTACCTTCCTGAAAAGAAAGCACTTTGGCCTCCAAGTTCATGCTTGCTGGCGAAAAACCACACCCTCTTGTCCTTCATTCAAGCTGCAAATACACCAAAAAGATGGTGCATTATACCACCATTCCAAACGCTGCCAATACAGCACATGTTGTCATGACCTTTGTTCCTATTTTGTTTCTCCAAAATGAAGACAAATATACCTCCATTCATCCTCTTGTACTAGCTGCACATAAAGTTCAAAAACCTCAGTCATCGCAGCCCCATGACAGCTGCAAAAACAGGACTGAAACAGCCAAGTTATGTACGGTTGGATGGCCAAGATTAGTTGACTCAAATCAAAGGCCATGATTTGGGCAAGACAGCAGTGCTCTAGGGATTTCTTCTTGGACTATAAATAGAGGTTCTAGTTGAAGGAGGGAGGagcacaaaaaaagaagaaggaagaagttGGAGGGAAaaggaggaaagaaaaacagtGAGAGTAGTAAATCGAGAggggaagaaaagagaaggggagagagagagagagagagagagagagagagagaggctgcagggagaagagaaacaagaagaaaaggaaagtgcTTAGAGTTTCgaaagagagaaacagagaGGAAAGACAAAACAGCTAAGACCGTAGCAACAGTGAGCAACAGCAAATCATGTTCACTTGATCATGCATTAGATGTTTTGTCTTCATTTTATGCGTGCATCTAAAACCTACAATaagcaagtattttttttcgcttttaattttcttttctctatacTAAtctcatacttaattaaatatttgaattcgttgttgttaaaaataaatcgataaaaattattatttttagacattaatattaaaaaaatcaaaatcaaaatattcaataaaatctattatttttatggattaacaacgaagctttttttttattttgttaaacgAAATTTACTAAATCTTTTACTTTTAGgaattaatatcaaattttttaaaaaaaataaatcgataaaatcttctatttttaaggattaaCATCGAACATTTTTATCGAAGTAaaaatctcttatttttatgtattatcatgaaaattattcatttaaaaatcaagatcgatgaaatcttctatttttagggattaacatcaaaactataaacgagtcttctatttttagagattgatgttattttttaaaataaattaaaatatatcgcAAATAagtttacaaataaatttagaCAATTAATATCGCGCATATAAtaaatttaggaaaaaaaatataataaatatattttgtcatttaaaaGGATATGGGTAAGTTAATGTATATCTTTCCTATAACTAATTGTTTATCTAAATCtctaaaaacaacatttattttagaattattggtttcttttaattgctagcttccaactctctttttttaattctatcattAATTTTGGAATTCCCAATTGTCGTGTCGGTTACAACAATTCTAATGCAACTGCTGATGATTGAGTTGCAAAAAAACTaggaaaggaaagtgttttGTAAATTGGGTGAGTGCACAccaacttggttttttttatctgcttAGAGAAAATTGCCTTCAAGGCTTTGATTACTGAAAGAGGCCTctttcatataataataataattaaaaaaaaaactgaattccTATTTATTGGATATGCACTCTAGAATTGTCaacaagatttgtttttaaaaggtCTTTTTAttgcaaaaggaaaaaaacagtaCATCTTTaatgaaaattgaaatatgttaataatatagGTTTAGAATGTAATTgagaaattaatattgtttgggagacttTAGTTGAGcaatcttataaaaattaattgataatttggAGAAATTTAGTAtatcatttactttttttatttgaaaaccaaaaactatatcTTACCTT belongs to Populus nigra chromosome 18, ddPopNigr1.1, whole genome shotgun sequence and includes:
- the LOC133678913 gene encoding conserved oligomeric Golgi complex subunit 2-like, yielding MAVDPIQTLPPPRSATDFFSDPLDFHPLWFKPDLFLSPNFDSDSYISELRTFVPFDTLRSELQAHLTSLNHELIDLINRDYADFVNLSTKLVDVDSAVVRMRAPLLELREKIEGFRGSVESSLVALKNGLEQRSEAAATREVLELLLDTFHVVSKVEKLIKELPSVPADWSNGDVNSTEKNAASNGSIENGTNVRETQSMLLERIASEMNRLKFYIAHAQNLPFIQNMEKRIQGASLLLDASLGHCFVDGLEHRDENAIYNCLRAYAAIDNTSSAEEIFRTTIVAPLIQKIIPHGPSGGVVGASGDGLEIDYQEIKKCIEKDCKFLLEISSAENSGLHVFDFLANSILKEVLSAIKKGKPGAFSPGRPTEFLINYKSSLDFLGHLEGYCPSRSAVTKFRAEAIYVEFMKQWNVGVYFSLRFQEIAGALDSALATTSLIPVHNSPSGNGSSQDLTLKQSVTLLESLRSCWREDVLIHSCSDKFLRLTLQLLSRFSNWLLSGLAARKTGNTGSNSGYEWAASAVPNDFLYIIHDINCLATEVCGDYLEHVLQLLSSCSADVLDLVKQSILRGGKSLNDLTPLAINAITDALVDEAVKGLKDVKAIATTFRMTNKPIPSRHSLYVSGLLSPLKKDFLDMEKHNPYLTRETVKELRHGAATEITGRYYDMVVEIVSVARKTESSLQRLKKGAQRRAGVSSDVSDPSVSDTDKLCMQYFLDIQEYGRNLSTLGVDAKEIPAYRSLWQCVAPPDRQNVFDL